TTCCGGTTGCGGGACCTGCATTAAGGTGTGCCCGTGGAACAAACCATATACCTTGTTCCACAGGGCCATAAGCTGGACCATGACCCATGTGCCCTTTGCCAGGCGTTTCGGAATATGGGGTGACGATCTTATGGGTTATGGGAAGGCGGACAAGAGAAGGAAATGGTGGCTTGACTTTGAAGAAATAGATGGGGAACTAAGGGTGCCGTCCCCTCCGCATGAGGAATGAACAGGCTTTACTCGGAACACCCTGATTTTCCCGAAACAAAAGGGAGACTGAATCGCAATTTCCCAACAGAATCAAATCAGATGTTCACCCACCCTCTACTACTACAACACCCTCCGGCCCGGCCAAGGGTTCAGGGTTCAAGGGTTCAAGTGAAAATCATTTCAGCTCAAATCCGTTTTTCTCACTCGATCCCTTGAATCCTTGAATCCTATTGAAGAAACAATCGAACTGAAGTCTTTGTCTGAAGACGCAGGTTTCTCCCATTCCCAGAATGGGACAATAAATTCCTTGCCTTCACTTGAGATGCCGTCTGTGTTAGAGATAAATTAAGAGGTCCCTGATTGAGATTTTCCTTTCGATAATGGAGGAATCATCATGGCCGGGGGGTATACGGGAAAGCTTGGGTTTATCGACCTTTCCACCGGGAAGGTCCGGGTCGAACGGGCGGATCAAAGTCTATACCGTGATTTCATCGGTGGCTACGGCATTGGAGTCCGCATTCTTTACGAGCGTCAGGAAAAAGGCGCGGATCCCTTGGGACCCGGGAACATCCTGGGTTTCACGACCGGGCCCCTCACAGGAACAAGGGCCCCCAGCGGCGCGCGCTATATGGCCGTCTGCAAATCTCCTCTCACAGGGGGGTGGGGAGATGCCAATTCGGGGGGATACTTCGGAAGTGCCTTAAAGGCCGCTGGATGGGATGCCCTCTTTTTTACGGGGCAAGCCACAGACCCCAAGTTTCTCCTAGTCACCGATGATCGGCTCGAACTCATGGACGCGTCCCATCTCTGGGGAAAGGACACGATCGAAACCGAGGAGTTCCTCCAGGGGGAATTCGGCGGCCCCGGGACAAGGGTCGCCTGCATCGGGCCCGCCTCCGAAAAACTCTCCCTGATCAGCGGAATCGTCAACGACAAGGGCCGGATAGCCGCGCGCTCCGGTGTTGGAGCCGTGATGGGTTCCAAGCGCCTCAAGGCGGTGGTCGTACGGGGCACAGGGAAGGTCGCTGTCGCCGACGCCGGGGCCTTGGATCGGTTGCGCCGCCGGTTCTTGGAGAATCTTCGTGAGGCCCGTGGTTTTCCCTCCGCACTCACCCAATACGGCACGGGGGGGCTTACCGGCCCGCTGGTGTCCAGCGGAGCGACCCCCATCAAGAACTGGCTCGAGGCCGGGGAAAAGGCCTTTCCAGGGGTTGAAAGGATCGCAGACGGCGACAGGCTGATCCAATACCAGAAGAAGCGGTATGGATGCGCCAACTGCCCGATCGCCTGCGGAGGTATCCTGTCCGTTTCTGATGGCCCCTATCCCCTGGAGCACCTGCACAAGCCGGAGTACGAAACCCTGGCTGCCCTTGGAGCGATGTGCCTCAATGACGATCTTCACGCCCTCTTCAAGATGACGGACATGTGCAACCGAAGCGGACTGGACACCATTTCGGCAGGCACCGTGCTCTCCTTCGCCATGGAGTGCTTCGAGAAGGGAATCCTGACAGAGACCGATACCGATGGAATCGGGCTCAGGTGGGGAGACGCGGAGGCCATGATCCAAATGCTCCGGAAAATCATAGCACGCGAGGGCATCGGTGATATCCTGGCAGACGGGGTGCGCGTGGCGGCCGAAAAGATCGGGAAGGGATCCGGGGTCTTGGCCGTCCATGTGGGGGGACAGGAGCCCGGCATGCACAATCCCCTCTTCCTGCCCGGCAGGGGAACGGGTTACCTGTGCGATCCCACACCGGGGAGGCACACCGCCACTCCCATGGCCCGCATCGATGCGGGACCGGGGGCCATTGCGCCCTATCCAGAGCTGGAATTTCACGGTCACGAGCGGTACGAATATCGGAGCAAGGGCAAGCCCAGCGCCGTGTCCTCCTGTTACTGGCAGGTGGGGACCTGCGCCGGGGCCTGTCTGTTTCCGGTCATCTTCTTTGGAAATTTTCCCCTGCTGGAGTACTTAAACGCTGTAACGGGGTGGGACATGGACATCCCTGAGGTCCTCGAGACCGGCGCCCGAATTCAAACCCTGAGGCAATGCTTCAATCTGAGGGAAGGTGTGGAGCCTTCCCGCATACGGTTGCATCCCAGGATGATGGGAGACCCACCCCACCGGGAAGGCCCGTTGACAGGGGTTGTTATTGATGCCGATGCTCTTGCCTCGGAATACCGCAAGGCCATGGGATGGGACCCTGAAACCGGTCGTCCCCTAAAGGATACCTTGGACAGGCTCGGCCTGGGAGACCTGGTGTCTGAATCTGATCTCGACACAGGACAGAGCTCATAATCCCGGCGTCCATACCTGATAAAAACCCACTTTTGGCTCTCGCGCGACCCATGGTTCTAGAAATCCCGAAAGGGAATGAGTTCCTCATGAGAATCTGGGCTGACATTGTGGAAGTCGAAAATTTCCAAGACCATGACTTAAAGCCAGAGAAAAGGCGGTTCCACTTCGGCACCCCTATACTCTGACTGACAGCCGCAGCGTTATTATCCATAGTCTTAACGATTCCCAATATCGATTTTAAATAGTGTCCATCCATAAATGAGAAAATTTGTGCAAGGTCAAGGAAGGCGAAAATTTTAACCGCAGGAATACATTGAAGTATTTTGAGGATTAAAATTTGAGCCTGACCTGTCTGCCGGCAGGCGCAGAGATTGCGGAAATTGGCCATTTATGGATGGACACTAAATAATGTTCAGTCAATAACTGCTTTGAGAGGAAGGCGTGTTACGTCTCCCCTTTACACGCATCCTCAAGCTGGCTGTTATACATTTGCAATATTAACAATTTGACAAACAGGAGAATTGAAACAATGAAAGTAAATCCGGATTTTATCGCACCCTGTGGCCTTTATTGCGGAGTTTGTGCGATTTATATTGCACACCGCGATAATAATCAAAAACTAAAAGAGCGTTTAGTGAATCTTTACAAAGGAGGAGTTCCAGACAAGGGCACTCTCCCTAATAGTGAAAATCTTTCAGCAGAAGATATACGATGCAATGGGTGCCTGTCTAACGATCGGTTTATGCATTGCGAGCAGTGTGAAATCAGGGCCTGCACAAGGGAGAAAGGTTACACCGGATGTCATCAATGCGATGAATTTCCTTGTCAGTATATTGAAAATTTTCCCATGGCTGTTGGCAAAAAAGTTATTTTGCGGGCCATTCCGTATTGGCGAGAGGTGGGTACTGAAAAATGGATTCAAGATGAAGAAGCCCGCTATATTTGTCCGGAATGCGGTAATAAAGTTTTCCGGGGCGTTGTAAGATGCAATCAATGTAAAACGAAGCTGGATCTGGACTAGTTTGCTGTTTCTTCCCGGATCAGTTTCGCTCGCTTATTTCTTTTGGGATAATTTGCTCACGAGATGAACCACTTTCTTCTCTAATGCTTTTATCCGGGGGGTTTTCTTTTTCTGAAAACAAGAAGGGCCGAGATTTTCAAAGAACGCCTTCTTTCAGTGATGAAATACTGAAGGGCAATACCCATCCTGGTCCCATAAATCCGAGACCCACGCCTTATCTTGCCTAAATCCCTTTCTCAGGTTATGAACGGCGCGGTCTCCTGCCGGGTCCTGACAACCCGATTCGTTCCGTTGGTGAGCGAAAAGGGAGCGCGCGTTAAAGGCCATCCATTAAAAAGCACCCCCATCATAAAAATTCATTATTCTAAAATTTTCCTTGACATATGTTTGCTGTGAGTGTACGGTGCTTTTACTATGAATCAGGTGGAACAGATAAGTCGGGAGTTAGAAAAGACGATAGCCCGCAAGGTTAGGGAACTTAGAAGCGCCAAAAATTGGTCTTTGGATAAGCTTGCCTCCTTGACGGGTCTCTCCAAAAGCTATCTATCACAAATTGAAAACTGCGAGAAGACTCCTACGATATCGACATTAACCAAGATTGCCTATTCGTTGAAAGTGAATGTCCAAACCCTTATGGGAGAGGAAACCACAACCCCAAAGCCTGTAAAGCTCTCTATTATCAAACCTTCGCAGCGACGTACTATTATTCGCAACGGCACACCCATGGGCTATGAGTATGAATCCCTGACCCATAAAAAAACAGATCGAATCATGGATGGATATTTACTAACGGCAGGCTTTGATCTGCCTGAGGAGCCTTTTGTCCATGAAGGACAGGAATTGGTTTTCATGCTGGAAGGGACCCAGGAATTTATCTATGACGGCCAATCCCACATCGTTTCTGCGGGCGATTGTCTTTATTTCGACTCGGACCGACCGCATATGTCCCGAAGTATCGGCGATCGTCCGGCGCGGTTTTTGGTGGTCTTCTGCAACCCTCGCAATTTCTAAGGCTAATTTTTTTTGCCGATAGCGTTTGCTGACGGCAAACACAATCCAACACGAAAGTTCTTATCATGAAAAACACGATCCTTTTGCAAAAGTACATCAAAGAGCCAGAGATTCTCGTTATGCCGGGAGCCCACGATGCCCTGAGCGCCCATATAATCGCCCTTTGCGGTTTCAAGGCGTTCACAATCGGAGGCTATTCAGTCAGCGCTTCTCTGCTGGGCAAACCGGATGTATCCCTTTTGACGCTGACTGAGATGGCGGATTGTGTCGCGCGTATGGTGGAGGCCGCTAATTTGCCTGTGTTGGCCGATGGGGACACTGGCCACGGCGGCGTGCTGAACGTAATCCGGACTGTCAAGGAAATGGAGAGGGCCGG
This is a stretch of genomic DNA from Deltaproteobacteria bacterium. It encodes these proteins:
- a CDS encoding aldehyde ferredoxin oxidoreductase family protein gives rise to the protein MAGGYTGKLGFIDLSTGKVRVERADQSLYRDFIGGYGIGVRILYERQEKGADPLGPGNILGFTTGPLTGTRAPSGARYMAVCKSPLTGGWGDANSGGYFGSALKAAGWDALFFTGQATDPKFLLVTDDRLELMDASHLWGKDTIETEEFLQGEFGGPGTRVACIGPASEKLSLISGIVNDKGRIAARSGVGAVMGSKRLKAVVVRGTGKVAVADAGALDRLRRRFLENLREARGFPSALTQYGTGGLTGPLVSSGATPIKNWLEAGEKAFPGVERIADGDRLIQYQKKRYGCANCPIACGGILSVSDGPYPLEHLHKPEYETLAALGAMCLNDDLHALFKMTDMCNRSGLDTISAGTVLSFAMECFEKGILTETDTDGIGLRWGDAEAMIQMLRKIIAREGIGDILADGVRVAAEKIGKGSGVLAVHVGGQEPGMHNPLFLPGRGTGYLCDPTPGRHTATPMARIDAGPGAIAPYPELEFHGHERYEYRSKGKPSAVSSCYWQVGTCAGACLFPVIFFGNFPLLEYLNAVTGWDMDIPEVLETGARIQTLRQCFNLREGVEPSRIRLHPRMMGDPPHREGPLTGVVIDADALASEYRKAMGWDPETGRPLKDTLDRLGLGDLVSESDLDTGQSS
- a CDS encoding cupin domain-containing protein, which produces MNQVEQISRELEKTIARKVRELRSAKNWSLDKLASLTGLSKSYLSQIENCEKTPTISTLTKIAYSLKVNVQTLMGEETTTPKPVKLSIIKPSQRRTIIRNGTPMGYEYESLTHKKTDRIMDGYLLTAGFDLPEEPFVHEGQELVFMLEGTQEFIYDGQSHIVSAGDCLYFDSDRPHMSRSIGDRPARFLVVFCNPRNF
- a CDS encoding DUF3795 domain-containing protein, translating into MKVNPDFIAPCGLYCGVCAIYIAHRDNNQKLKERLVNLYKGGVPDKGTLPNSENLSAEDIRCNGCLSNDRFMHCEQCEIRACTREKGYTGCHQCDEFPCQYIENFPMAVGKKVILRAIPYWREVGTEKWIQDEEARYICPECGNKVFRGVVRCNQCKTKLDLD